The region GCCTATTCAGTCCCCTACGGAATGACCGCCGCAAGGTCACGGTAGCAGGACATCGATCGAGTGCGGAGCGCGCGCCATCACATCAGGGGCGGCGGCTCCGGATCTGCGGCCGGGACCAGTGGCCGGTCGGCGTCATCGTGGGGTGCTGCTACCGGCGTCACCAGTGGCTCGGCGTTGTCGAGGACATGGAACTGCGCGACGGCGGACGTGGCGAAGGTGACCAGGGTGACCACCGCAGCCACAAGATTGTCGAGCGCAGTCGCCTGTTCGGCGTTGAGTACGCCGAAAGACACCGCTGCCGCGAGCAGGGTGCCTAGGATCGTCTTCCACCCGCCACCGCGGATTGCTTCCAGGATGGGGCGCGGCCGATTCGCGTACTTTTCCATGAGCTATCACCGAAACCCGAGCTTGGACCAAGTCTGCGCGCCCACGATGCCGTCGACCGCGAGGCCGGAGCGCCGCTGGAATTCCCGGACCACGGCCGTGGTCTTCGAGCCAAAGATGCCGTCTACGGCCAGCTTCGAGTACGCGGGGTAGACCAGGTCCAGGTATGCCTGGAGGTCGCTCACGGCGCGGCCGGTGGAGCCCTCCTGGATCGTGGGGCGGCCGGATGGCGGCGGTGCGGGCGCGGGGCTTCCCCCGGCAATGCCCCACCCGGCCCGGTCGTCGTAATTCGTCCGGGAGAACGAAATGTGGACGTGGCCGGTGTGCGGATCGGTGCCGGTGTAGGCGTGCCAGCCGGAGAAGTCGGCGTTGGTGATCCGGCGGTTGTAGATCACGTACCCGCCATTGGTCAGCCGGTGGTCACCCGTGCGGCCGTCATGCCCGGTCAGGCCGCGCTGGCGCAGGTACTCGGCGAGCCAGGCCGCGTCGATGCCGTCTACGTCGATATCGATCGCGCGGACCACGCCGACGCCGTTGCGGTCGATGATCCAGGGGTTGTGATCGCTGGTCCGGCTGGCGTGCGCCGCGTCGCCGATCGTGCCGTCGGAGGTCCGGTCCCGGTTCGGCCAGCGGGCGTTGACCTCGTTGCGCAGGTCTATCAGTGCGTTGGCGAGACGCCACGCCAATCAGGACTCACCTTCCTCATCTGCCGATCTACCCGTGTCCTCCGGGGCGTCGGCTTCCTCTCCGGCGAGCTGCCAGGCGTCCTCGTGCGACTCCTCGCCTGCCGTCGCAGCCGGCGGTTCGTCGGTGGGCGATTCGGGCTCGGTCATCGCGGGCCTCCTTCATCTGCACAGGTCACGTGGGGGCGGCGGGTAGGGGTGCTTCTGTCGTTCGGCTTCTGCTTCGGCCCGCTTGGCGAGGTACTGGCCGACCGCCTCGCGGACCTGTCCCCGCACGACGGCGGGTTGGATGGGTAGTTGACAGGATCGCGAGCGCGGTGACCAGTGGACGGGGCAGCACCAGGCCCCCTTCGCGTCACAGGGAACTGCTGTACTGCACCGTGATCTCGCTGGGCACGCCGAGCGACGATCCATAGAGCGTGGCGGCGGCGAAGCACCAGTTCGACCAGTAGAGCTTGTCGCCGAGGTTGAGATAGGTACGCGAGCGGATGGCGTCGAGCACGGCGCCGTCCCCGCCCTGCTGGGGGATCTGGCCGGAGTCGGTCGCGATGGAGTTGTTGACGTTCGCGGCGTTGAGCGTGACCTTCGCCCCGGCTACGGCGTTCGCTGCCCCGATGGCGCTGTGGAAGTGCACGCGGTAGTACCCGGCCCGCTCGATCTGGATGTAGGCGGACACTCCGGCTGCGCCGGGCACGTACATGCCGAACGGGTCGTAGCTCGCGCTCCAGCCTGTCTGCGCGAAGGTGTCCACGTTCGCGGCGAGACCGACGTTGCTGTTCAGGCGGATGACGCAGACGGGGAGCATGGCTTTGGGTCGCGCCAGCTCCTCAATGCGGCGTTCAAGTGCGCGGAACTGCTCGGCGAGCGTGCCGGTGCCGGGTGGCTGGAGCATCAGATCACCGCCGGAGTCGGTTGCAGATCGAGCTGCACCGAGGCTTCGTCTTGGTTGCTGAACGAGAGAACCCGCCGCCGATATTGCCCATCTGCGAGCCAGGGGTGCCCGCTGACGCCGAAGGTCGGCGCGTCGCCGAGGCTCCAGTTGCCCAGCGCGGGCGAGACTTCGATGCCGGTGCCCGTCGCGCCGTCGATGCGCACCGAGCACTTCCAGGTTTCCGTGGGCGAGCTGAACTGGGCCAAGTCGGCGTCGGCGTAGCTCTCCAGGGTGGACTGCTCAACCACTGAGGTGTGGTCGCCGTCCACGTAGTCGGTCGGCGGGAAACCCAGGCCGACCAAGGTGGTGTCCTCAGCGAACCCGGTCATCAGGCCGCGCTCGCTGCCCGAGCCCTTGACCCACACGCGGGTGCACGGGCTGACGCTGCCGTTCACGTCCACGTCGATCGTCGACAGCGCGCCGCCGTAGTCCCAGACCGCCGCGGATTGCTGGTCGCCGAGCAGCGGCGAGCCGATGAGCATCTGCCAGCGGAGCTTGTTCTCGCCGGGCACCAGGTAGGGCCAGAAATCCAGCTCTGGGCCGTCGATCACCTTGGCGAGGTCGTCCAGCCGGTCCCAGACCCTCGCGAGGTCGTAGCCGTAGTAGGAGCGGGTGTTGGTCCCCGCCTCCGGCGCGGGCAGGTCGATCGGCAGGCCGTAGCCGCTCTGTGCCAGGTTGGCGGCCACGATCTCGCGGGCGATGCCGCGCAGGCTCTTGTTCGAGATCGTCAGGTCCTCGCTGGGATTGACGATCGCGGTGTATCCGAGGGGGTTGCGCAACACTCGCCGGTCGAATAGCCCTTGGATGCCCGTACCGGACACCGACAGCGTGCGGGAGTTCTCGTCGTAGGAGTGGGTGAACGTCGGCCCGGCCTGCACAACGACTGTGCCGTAGATGATCGCCCAGGAGAACCGCCCGGCGTCGGTGTAGGAGTGGAGATCGAGACTGGCGTTCGCCGGGTCGTCCGGGACGACGTTGATCGTCCAGGTTCCCTTGTCCGTCAGCTTCCGCGAGAAGGACGGCAGGTCGCGAGGCGTCACATCGGCCAGCACGTTCCCGGTGACCGTCTCGGCCACCATGACTCGCCAGTCGTTCATCAGACTGCCGGGGGCTGCACTGTGGACGGGTAGACGCAGACGGACAGCAGGTTGTGTCCGACATCGTTGCCCCGGTACCCGAATCCGCCGCCGGTCGTGGTGGCGATGACTTGAGCCGTCAGATAGACGGTGTGCTGCCCGGTCAGCTCTCCGTACATGATCGGCGGCACCGAGTAGACGTGGCGGGTGTCAGCGTTGACGTTTCCCGTGTCGTCGCCGACCCAATTGACCGCTGAGCCCGTAATGGGATCGTCCACTTTGGTGTGGACATCGACTGCCGTTCCGGGCGACTGTTGCGTGACCAGCCGCGCGGTGGGATAGATCATGTAGGGCGTGCCGGGGTCGGGAATCGTCACCGAGCAGACCGACTTCAGGTTGCCCGCGCCCAGGGTCCACAGCATTTGCCCGAGCGGCGGATTCGCCGTGTAGACCATGCAGTTGTGGACACCGCGCCAGCCCTGTGGTGAGCCGTAATAGACCTGGTGCTGGAAACCCGAGGCGTGCACCCAGCGCTGATCGCCGGGATAGGCCCCGGCCTCGGAGTACGCGGAGCTGCCCGGCAGAGCGTCCGGTCCGAACAACGACCGCATTCCGCCTCGTGCCACCAGGCCCGGCCCGCGTTTGTCGGTGATGTCCGTGGTGGTGATCGCCGTGGCGTTCTTGTTGACCTTGACCGCTGCCAGGGGGTGCCAGCCGGACGTTGGTGTAGGAACGGGCTCCGCCGGGGTGTTGGTGCTCGGGTCGCCCTGCCAGACTTCCACGGCGAACTTGCGCACTCCGGACGCGGAAGCGATGGCCGGGTTCAGATCGTCGTAGACCCTCGCGATGATCAGGTCGATACGGTTGGT is a window of Saccharopolyspora phatthalungensis DNA encoding:
- a CDS encoding peptidoglycan-binding domain-containing protein is translated as MAWRLANALIDLRNEVNARWPNRDRTSDGTIGDAAHASRTSDHNPWIIDRNGVGVVRAIDIDVDGIDAAWLAEYLRQRGLTGHDGRTGDHRLTNGGYVIYNRRITNADFSGWHAYTGTDPHTGHVHISFSRTNYDDRAGWGIAGGSPAPAPPPSGRPTIQEGSTGRAVSDLQAYLDLVYPAYSKLAVDGIFGSKTTAVVREFQRRSGLAVDGIVGAQTWSKLGFR